ATAAGAGTAGCAGTCAATGTGTCTATCGGCAGTCCCCTTCCATTCTATATATATGTGACAATTACAACTCTTGTGGAAGTAGAAATCTTACAAACAATAACACTAACAACTATTAACAATTAAACATAAGACCAAACTCTACAACTAACACACTCCATGATAGAGACATTCCCCCTATTGTGGTTAATGACTAACAATCATAGTACTGCTTGGCATGTTTCTATCTTCTGTTGGATTGGACTACAAGAAATTAAATGGATCTGTTTCTCTACTCTTAGTTGGACTGCTATGATGTTGTATTTTCACTTTGTTTTTCTAGTGTGAGCTCTTTTCATGGACCTTTGACCATGATAATCCAATGATATCACCAGCTTGCTGGTATCCTTTGACCAACCAAGCAGCCAATCCACCCATCCCAAGTCCAGAGGATGAACTTTGAAAATCTCCTACCTCTCAATGACATAGATAATGAAGATCTCCTATTCCAAGTCTCTTAGATCTCAAATGTCTCTTTGGAcccaaaggggaggggggaatcaATTGGTATTAATGGCACTAACACTGTTCCTGGAATCCATCTAGGCCCCTTGAATGGGCCAAATGAGAGCTCTGTCACTCACAACATGATGGTACTAACCCAGAACTCAGCTCCCATAACAGTAAATAGAAAATTACTATGATCAATTTATTCTAGAAAGCTAAAGGCGATTTAAAACAACAGTACACAGCTCCTATTTTTAACCAAAATCCATCTGAAAATAGTTCAACACTAACCTGAAGCTCAATGTCTTACACATTTTTGTAATTCAACTGAGGGGAATGAAAAAATAACTGGTAATTCAACTATGTATGGTTCTATTGTATTCTGGAAAGTAGCTCAGTCATATTTATCATATTACATGGCTCATATCATGACTGAAATGCATGATCATAAGCTTGTTAGACAGTAATTGAATATGTGATCCAGTATTATCAAAAACATAGGATTTTCAAACGACTTGTGATATAGAAGAATATGACCTCTGTAATTGATGGGTTTGGACTGAATCAGCAAGTATGCTCTCCTCTCTCAGCTTGGCACATCTCTGTCAATTTGACCATTACATTTTAACggatattatttttttctcctctttagAGCAGAATTTGAGTAGAAAACTGGTCCATATATTGTCCGGGCTTCTTTTCATGCTTTCTTGGCCTCTATTCAGGTACTGTCTTCTGATTGcttcaaattattttattatttacaaGGTCAGCTTTATACATATTTGAAACACTTAATTGATTTAATCAACTTAACCTAGGATAGCACTTCACCAGAGGCTCGATATTTTGCTGCTTTCGTTCCTATTGTCAATTGCATAAGGCTAATCATCTATGGCCTTTCTCTGGCCACTGATGAAGGTCTCATTAAATCTGTGACTCGAGAAGGAAACCCAAAGTAATTTCTCCACTTACCATCTTTGAGTTGTCTCCCTTATCTGTTTCCTGATTGCATGAAACTATTTGTAATGTAATATTGTGTTCGTATTTGCAGGGAATTGCTTCGAGGTCCACTTTACtatgttttgattttgattttttgtgcGGTCATCTTCTGGCGTGATTCCCCAGTTGGAGTGATTGCATTAGCTATGATGTGTGGTGGAGATGGTAAAAACTCTCCTTTTGTTCAAATTCTCATCTCTTGGAGCCCTTCAACTTATGTTCTTTCAAATGTGTCAAACAGGGTTTGCCGATATCATGGGGAGAAGATTTGGGGCACTAAAACTCCAGTATAATATACAGAAGAGTTGGATTGGGAGCTTCTCTATGTTTCTGTCTGGGTTCTTGATTTCTATAGGGTAGGTTTTGTACCTCCAATCCCACTGAACTGAAATGTGAACGAATtactttggattttctaatGGAAATTAACCATAGCAGTGTTGCTTGCATTGAATTCTATCTTTTGTGCAGGATGCTCTACTTCTTTTCTGCTCTTGGGTACTTTCAGTTGGATTGGCCATGGACAGTGAAAAGAGTAGCTTTAGTCTCATTAGGAGCTACAGTTGTGGAATCCCTTCCAACAACCAAAGTTGATGACAACATATCTGTTCCTTTATCAAGCATGTTAATGGCACTTCTGCTTCTCAGTTAACGCGGCTTCCTCACAGCGAATCCCTGTTATCAGCTGGACTCCCAATCCTGTTTGGTATTGAAGCAGAATATGAGTGTGCTTTGGAATTAATCTACAATTAgtcattagaagaaaaaaaatttgtttgaggAAGCTCCAGTCACACTAGCACAACTCTCTATGTATGTATCTCACTCTTAATTGCACGTTCTACTCTTGAAAATGGATACCCACATTGCCTACACCATCCAAAATTAGGTAAAATCTATCAGATGAAAATCATCAAATCAAGTTATAGGCATATCTCATATCATGTGAGGGGAAACTTGGAAGAACCCTAGTTGCATCctgaaatgaaaattaaaaaacaaacaccACATAGAGAAATGGAGTTTGAGAGTTAGGGGTGAGCTAGCAGAGGACGAAACCTATTTTGTTCGTTCCTCAATTGTTTGTGTGCATTGAATTGCAAACCAAAGTGCCACCAAGGTGGAAATAAACTTAGCTGGATCTGATGGAACAGACCCAAAACTGAGACCTCATTCCTCCATCCACATTACTACAACGGCCTTACAGAATCAaggaatttttttggggtaaaatgATATATTAATAAGGTGAAACACCACTAAGAAAAGAACAGAGGATGGAGAGATAACCCATAACATAAAGATATGATGTTGGCCACCAAAACTAGCCAGAGCATCATCGGCTACAAAATTGCTGTCCATAAATTTCTGAGAAGGAAGTTGCTAAACAGAAACAATCAGCAATGATGGTACAGATTTTCCAAGAAATATTTGTGGATATCCTTTGAAGAATGAGAGAGCCTCAAACAATCAGTTTCAATGATGACCCAAGAGAGAACCAACATAAATGCTTGACGAACAGCGAGAGCCTTGGCAACCTAAGAGAATGTGTTCCCAACAAACTACGAAAAGCAAGCGATGAACCTTCCATCTGAATCTCTAAAAACACTGCCAATACCAACTGGTGAGCCAGGAACCAAACCATCAACAGAATCAAGGATCTCAACCCCAAAAGTGCAAGAGGTAGGGACGAAATCCTgtttatcttcatcttcaaaggTAAGGAACTTTGGCTTCAGCGACTGGTCATTTCTACCTTTGGTTAAGACAAGAAATACCATTTTTCCTCTATAGTGGAAACTCATGAAGAGGGAATTGAGAATGTGACGCTTAAGAATGAAGCTAGGCAGCCCAACCTACTCACCAAAAGACAGGACATGGCATTACAACTTGCCCACTCCTCACCAGCAGCTCAATAGATCACTACAGGTTCATCATCACAAACCTCTCGACTGTGAACTAAAGAGTAGCCCCTCGACAAATGGAAAACATTCACATAAGCCCCCCAGTGTGAACTAAAGAGCAGCCCCCCAACAATGGAAAAACATTCACAAAAGTCTATGGCTTAACGCATCCTCTCTTTCATTGGATGAAATTACTTTAATCCTTCATCTTTCAACTGTGAGGACGACCTTAATACAAGATAGGATTTGGTTGAGGTGATGGAGAACCTATATCACTTCTGCTCAGTATAACCACAATGTGTTCAGCACAAACAGGAAAAGTTCAATGAGTCTTTTTAAACAAGAAATATTTTCACGCTGGCAGACAACCCCAAAGTTACTCAACTAACACGTACGACCAATAACAATTTGAACCTTGCATCATTAATCTATCACAGATAGGACTAGCACTAACCAAAAACTTTACAAAATACCAGGTTTAAGCTTTCCATAAAGCAGGACAACAATTGCGGCAAAGAATCACACAAAAACTGGCAGTTATAGTGGAAGGAGGAAGTGCAATCTCAACAAAAGAAGTGCTCAACACTAAATAGCACAAATGCGAAGATGATTCTAGAaatcccccccaccccccaaaaaaaaaaaaaaaaatcaattttctgTAGTGTTAAATGTTATACATGAATCCCTCCACAACAAATAAGTTTAATAAGGGAGTGGAGTTTACCACTAGTACCTATGCTGACCTGTAGTACATGGAGGAAAGGAGAACCATGTCTCAAGGAGAAGATGGCAGATTATAGGAAAAATCTTGGAAAATCTGAACATCTAGCTGATTTGAGACTTCACTTCTCTTCAGCTGCAGTCGAACAAACAGTTCCAGGTCACACCCACCCACTATCCATTAAATCGTCTATGGATCCAAAAGCAATAGGTGTAGTGATCATCCCACACAACTCCAAATTCTTGTGGATCAAAGTTGTGCAAGAGTTTCATCAAGAAAACATAGCACTGACACTACCTAGAAGAATTAGTAAGAGCTGCCTTGGTGGGTTTACCACTGGGCTGAGGATCTTTGACCTGCTTAAGAGCTACACCAATCGCAATGTTTCCCACACCCATCTCCATTGCCTCCCTCTcatcattctctttcttcttcctctcagaAATATCACCATCTACATCCTGGTTTTGAACAGCAGGCATGGAAGGCTCAAGAAGCCGAGGGCCAGCACTAATCCATGGATGAAGAAGGCATTGAGCGGCTGTTGGCCGTTTCTCAGGGACAAAATCCAGTATTGGGACTAGGAAATCAGCCATATCATTTGCATCTTGCTCCCTGAATTCGTATTTCTCAACAAGCACCTTACTAAGAGGCCAGAAACGCAAGCGACGGATGTGCCTCAAGTCCCCATACCTGTTGAAGAAATCCCGAGAATACCGACCACTTAATGCAATCTGAAATCAAATTTTGTTGACCAACAGGAAGTTAAAACAGGCATTTGGAACTAAAATGCTCAGTTCTGTAAAATTGACGCATTTACCTTGCGTGGCATCATTCCAAGTAGTTCCATCATTAGAGCCAAGTGATCCTACACAGAAAGGTTAAAGACAATCAAGTTTTATTTGAAGCACGAGCAGAAAACTTGAGCACTACTTAGGATTTAGatgcaagaagaacttagaTGTGTAATCTAAGAGTCAACTAAACAAATAAAGAATTTCCCAGTCCAAAACTTTTTACTGCTTCAGCCTTTATTCTTTTAGcaccaataaaagaaaaatcaggAAGATACATACAAGGCAGCTTACGTACGGTTTGGGAGCCGAGCCTCCAACATGGGGGCTTAGATCTCCTCCATATTACACTCGTTCACTTATACAGTAGAAAGTCATCAATTGGAAGTGGGCAAGATGGTGATGACATTGAAAATAAGGCATTCAAATAGGAAACCCCCATGATCTCCTTCATATTACAGTCGTTGACATCTATACTATCAAAGAAAATGCTTATTGACAAAGATACAAATTGCTGAACtccaattttaaaaaaaaaaaaaggagactgAGTTGGGGTTCATAGGGTAACCTGAGTGggctttacttttcttttttgttgttgctATTATTGTTATCTACAGTATGTACAAGTGGTCTATGTACTTGACCCTGTATTCATTAATTTTCAGATACTAATAGAAAAAAATGCTGACCTCAGTAATTTCAAGGATAAGTCTTATCCAGTACAGGAAACAGGAGTGGTTGAAGATTGGCATTAAGGGGGCAGAAAACTCAAACTAAATTTGAGGGAAAAACCCTAGTCCATCTGTCATAGGTTAACAATTCTGAGACATATGCAAGACTACCATGATTCACCCTCACTCAGGGctcaccatggtttgaggaatcagtatcggATCGGCTGTATTGGCCGATTCATATCAGTATTGGTGGAGACCGATACCGATTCTCGACTGATCCTGTATCCGTGGATCGGTTCGGACAAGgggaaaaaatgtaaaaaaaaaaaaaactcttttcaAACGAAacaggggtaaatctgtccgatCAGGACTGATACAGACCGATCCGGATCAGTATTGGCCGAGGctgataccgattactaaataCATGGGCCCACTGGAAGGAGGAACTTTGACATGAAGGAGAGGTGGGATTGATGTCAATGTTACAATATATCCGTGGATCGGttcggacaagggtaaaaatgtaaaaaaaaaattactcttTTCAAAGGAAacaggggtaaatctgtccgatCAGGACCGATCCGGATCGGCCGAGACCTCGGccgataccaattactaaatAGATGGGCCCACTGGAAGGAGGAACTCTAACATGAAGGAGAGGAGGGATGGATGTCAATGTTACAATATCCATGTGTATTCAGAGTGTGGAGGTGGCAGTGGACCCATCTTTCTAAAAGTCCAAAAACTTGgtgtcatatatatatacaaccaACCTATCCGAAAAGGGAATGCATGGGGATTATATCATTTTTTAGGTTCCTTGTGTACTTTCCATCTGCTTCTAATCAAATTGTGTTGATAGTCATCAAATAACagaaatacataaataaataataagcaCTGGCGATCTGGCTACCTGGAAGCTAGGAGGGGATCCATCTCCAATGAATATTTTTCTCACGTGATAGAATCTAGTGGTCTCCAAAATCTACAAACATTAGCCCGGCCCCCCATCATCATCTAACCATGGGTTGATTTTTAAACCAATCCAACATTGCCATATGTTAGAAAAGGGCTTTGAAAAATTGTTACCAAATGACAAGTCCACATGGCAAGAGTGGGCCATGCAGCAGGAACCCCTTCAAGCTAACAAATATTAGTGAAATCAGGAAGGTCTAACGAAATCCATAAAGAATATCCAGATGGAAAATGGCCACCCGCAATTAGAGGATAAACAAATCGAATATTAGGCGAAgctgttagagtttatgtaataaagGTACTTTGGGCACTGGTTTATTATCTTGTTGtcttatattgtattttttttttaccttttacctccctaaggaggtgtatgtaattcctaATAATATGTTAGTACATCCATGACCATCCTTAGTATCCTTTTTGGATATCCCAAATGAAATTTGCGATGAGGGTTTTTGATTCGCTCCTCTATCCCACGTTAAGATTCTATAATAAGGTGGGCTTGGGCACAAGCTCAACTTCTTCAATTAGGCTACCATCTGGGGCTTGGTTTAGCTGAGGATGGGATTTGCGACCTGATTAGTCTCCCTGCGCTACTAGGCACCTTTGGTTTAGGCTTTAACCAAAAGTTCACTTTGGATTGAGAATGTCCCCCTTTTAGGTAGTAGGGGATTCATAGACTGAACTTGACAGGTTCGACTACAGAAAGCACCTCGCTACACAAGTCGCACCTATCAATATAGGGGAGAGGACTCCATTCTCTCTCCCATACGATTCCacactcttttctcttcttctcttttcttcctctcatgttctcttcttctcttctctgttctctTGAATCGATCCTGGCAAtatttccaacttggtatcagagcttggtttgagagtcgaccaagCTTATACATCCTTAGTATCTCCCTTTGGAACCATAGAAGAGTAGACGGTTCCAATAAAGGCCATACTATGTAAGAAAACTTGAAGATCTAATGGAGTTCTTTCATCAACTAGAAGACCTAATGCAAGGAGATTGGAGATTGTGAAGGCCGTTTGAAGAACAAGGAAGCCTGTACAAAGTTACCGCCACCGTCTCCTTCAAATTCTTGTTTCTCTCTACTCAAGCAACACTTGAGAGGGGCTGGGCTTGCTAGGATCACCCAGGGGTTGGCTGTCTATCCCCCATGGTCTCGGTTGCTAGAAATGTGTTGTTGGAGCACAATTCATCCCCTGAAAATCTGCCAGATACCACCAGTTTGGTTTTTTTGACctatattttgtttgaaatgctGTGTTGTGATGTTTGGTTGTTGTGGGCTGGTGAGTTACATCAATTGAGACTTATTTGTTGTTATGAGATGAAGCCACATCGTGAAAAGCGTATATGGTTTGGTTTTCTTCCAGTTTCTATGGATTGCTTCCTACTTTGAGTActgggaagaagaagttggGTAGAGTGTACTCCCCATTTGGATTGGACATTTTCCAAGTGTGTGTGCACATTATGTCGGAGGTCAATGGACCTATGGAAACTTCCAACTAGTGGTTTGAGTGGTATCAACCCTAGTCTGATTGCCTCTGAGAACCCCAACACACCAAATATCCATTATGAAGTTGGACAacaccaactatttggattgggcTCACTCAGCGAAGTTGTCTCTGCGAAGTTGGGGGAAGCTGGAGTACATTACTAGTACCATTAAGGCTCCTGAGTCAAGTGGTCTGATGTATCTgaaatgggagactgagaactcaaTCACTATGACTTGGTTGATAATCTCCATGAAACCTGGGATTGGTAGGAGGCTTATGGGAAATGAGACTACCAATGACATTTGAGATAGTGTCTCTAAGACGTTTGACCGAGTAGGTGACTAGGAGAAGGTCTACCAACTCCTTCAGAAAATAATCACAATGAAGAAATGTGACAAGACTATTCTGAATATTATAACTCAGTTATTGGTCGGTGGGAGGAGTAAGATCACTATAGGGACCTCCAACTGTTCAACCTCGAGGACGAAGCAAAGGTATATAGGACACTTGAGAAGAACATGTTCTTATCCTACTTGGCAGGCTGAACCGGAATATGAGCCAATCCGGGTACAAATTTTGGGACATTCACCGATCACATGACCGGTATGTCTCAATGTTATGATACATATTCTATCTGCTCTAGTAGAGATAAGGTTAGAGTTGTCGATGGTTCACTTTCCTCTATTTTTGGTAAGGAGAGCGTTCATGTTACCTCTTCCATTTCCCTTGATTCGGTTCTTCATGTTCCAAACTTTGCCACTAACTTACTATTTGTAAGTCAtttaaccaaatccttgaatcgTTGTGtcaccttcttttcctcttattgtcttttttaggatttggtgacgagaaatattattggcagtggacgtgaaGAGAAATGGCTCCATCTCCTTGAAACCCGAACACCTTTTTTTACTGCAACTCAGTCTTATAGGTGTAGGCGTAGTGACAACAACATTGTTGATTCTGGGATGCTTTGACATCAATGCTTAGGCCATCCCTCTCTTAGTGTTATGACAAAACAGATGCCTCACTTGTTTTCTTTTAGTTCTACTTCTCCTGTATTCCAGTGTGAACCATGCTTGTTTggcaaacattgtcgttcttcttatcctAATCATGGTAATAGATTAATTGTTCCTTTTCATACtatgcatactgatgtttggggacctgcTCCCACTACCACTTTGTTTGGCCATCGTTATTTTGTATCAtctgttgatgattattctcgaATTACATGAACCTTTTTGATGaacataaaagtgaggtctatGATGCTTTCAAAAATTTCTACCAAATGATTTGCACTCAATTTGAAACTAAAAATTGTGCGCTCTTCTAAAGGGATTAAAGCAGATCCGGGGTTCAGAAACCCAAATTGGATTGCTTATGGGCCCATCCGTAATAGAAGGCTCAAATAAGGGTTGATGGCAAAAATCCATAAATAATTTGAAGTTTATAACAATGGTGGCAATACTGTAAATAATGGGAAACTAAGAAGTGGGATAACACATATGATGGGCAAAGGGTATACTTGGAACTAAGGGTAAAATAAGGACATGAAGGATTAAAGGACTACGGGAAGGGGTATTATTGGAAAGGTGGGGCAATAAAATTAAAGCAACAAGAATCGTGGGAAAGGGGGTGTCGTCAGCCttaggagagaaaagaaggtaAAGTAGGACACAGAAGATAATCATAAATAAGGGGTAAATAGGGAATTGCAACAGTGGCTTAAtaaagtaaaccaaaaaaataaacaaaagggttTACAGAATCGTGGGAAGGgtggtcttcttcaaccttacACTGGATATAACTATGGCTATGGCGGTAAGGCAGCAGCAGTACTTTTGGAAGAACTTCCACATGACAAGCCCAAACAATCCAATATTCGGGGAACTGAGTTGCAATGCATCTCTCTATGAACTCCAGGTATTACACTATTACCTCAGCAATAAAACCTTGACTCACAGCAGGGAAGGAATTTTTGCCGAGAGGCTGTAAGGGTTTGGTCGCCCCAGGCAAGGGGTTCCTTCAATCCTAATctgagggagaaagagaagaatagcGGAGGGAGATCGATTCCCGTCTTGTGGAACTATTAGCATCGCTGAAACAGGGGATGGGGACATAGAAGGTGAGGCGAGAGAAAAACCagacatgagagagagagagaggtcacgAGTACCAATTTGgtaaccaaaccaaaaaaactttttcattcaaatctgaaaataaaacgTGATTACAAGAGTATTTAAAGATAAAACAAAGACTCGTAATTAAACTGTGAAACTGAAATTAACCTTAACTCTAAGGGACtcataactttaaaaaaaaaaaatcctagataGACTCTACCACTAAATAacctattaaaactaaaatagaaaattacatgataaaCTCACTAATAAAAACTCTATTAAATAAATAGATTAAATACCCTACTGAACCCAAAGACccaattggacccggttcatcttcacATGGATACCAAAATGGTTTTGGGTCAGTCTAGGGCAGTGCATCAGCATCAGGGGGAAATACATGCATGATGGACTCCAACACTTTTTTTACCAATAAGACCACTATCCATCAGCTTGCTTGTGTTGATACACCCCATTAGAATGGGAtagctgaaaggaaaaatcgccacttaTTAGAAGTTACTATTTGGCATGTATGTACCTAAGACTTTTTTGTCTGATGCCCTTCTTACtgtcaaggtactaaaactcgggtctcggtaccaactcgactcttcGAAAAACCGAggcgagtcgagatctcggcaagttggtgcatttttttttttttcaactcgaagcctcaactttgggtcaacctgAGATCTGTACCCGAGATCTCGCctagatatgtcgagttttgtccaattaggtaaggtatttaagtggtaggtgggttaaaataataaccgagatccaaccgagatccgagatctcgccaagatattgcacttttgagactcgcaggcaatctcgtctcgggattttgaaaatccgagaaactcggcgagatctcgaactATGCTTACTGCTACCTTTTTAATCAATCGTATGTCCACTAGTCTTCTTGGTTCCAAATCCCCTTTGGAAATTAGGTCACCTCAAAcctctgctttctctcttccttccagGGTGTTTGGGTGTTTGCTATGTCCATGTTAATAAATCTGCTCAGACTAAGCTTGACCCTAAGGCCCTCAAATGCCTTTTCATTGGGTATGCCCCCTC
The nucleotide sequence above comes from Telopea speciosissima isolate NSW1024214 ecotype Mountain lineage chromosome 3, Tspe_v1, whole genome shotgun sequence. Encoded proteins:
- the LOC122653999 gene encoding probable phytol kinase 1, chloroplastic; the protein is MGVVAACGILCITPSLRRSRICGVGRCGITVTKVSPAFPCLRKRAWWANPTISIKDLTGSSGFKPSSAILRPFNEHHGALLQDIGATTLVLAGAYSLVLGFDKLTQRNIIQQNLSRKLVHILSGLLFMLSWPLFSTSPEARYFAAFVPIVNCIRLIIYGLSLATDEGLIKSVTREGNPKELLRGPLYYVLILIFCAVIFWRDSPVGVIALAMMCGGDGFADIMGRRFGALKLQYNIQKSWIGSFSMFLSGFLISIGMLYFFSALGYFQLDWPWTVKRVALVSLGATVVESLPTTKVDDNISVPLSSMLMALLLLS